From the Conger conger chromosome 14, fConCon1.1, whole genome shotgun sequence genome, one window contains:
- the LOC133110112 gene encoding equilibrative nucleobase transporter 1-like, translated as MLWLLRGVRLRYWLTLATGLVESLFFTGVIYGWASVVFILKDSGYFSDQCVDATGPNGTQYMDCSKQDELFSLVFTIAAFLQSGLSLLNGFFFDHFGTMASRLLAIILYTTGTLLIAFSHPEISNILFPGLAFIAVGSDMLLLTNMQVGNLFDTHRSTVITLYSGANSSSPISVLIIKVASERGISLHHAFFFLSACSIIHLMRTFILMPKRHIPYPLPEGYTYGYEPASQGKGRLTSTRVD; from the exons aTGCTGTGGCTTCTACGTGGAGTGAGGCTGCGCTACTGGCTCACCTTGGCCACAGGACTGGTGGAGAGCCTGTTTTTCACTGGGGTCATTTATGGGTGGGCCTCCGTGGTGTTTATCCTGAAAGACAGTGGATACTTCAGTGACCAGTGTGTGGATGCCACAGGACCCAATGGCACACAGTACATgg ACTGTAGCAAACAGGACGAGCTCTTCTCCCTGGTTTTCACTATTGCCGCCTTCTTACAGAGTGGCCTCAGTCTTCTCAATGGATTCTTCTTTGACCACTTCGGTACCATGGCATCCAGACTGCTGGCAAT aaTACTGTACACCACTGGCACCTTGCTGATTGCTTTTTCACATCCAG AGATATCCAATATACTGTTTCCGGGTCTGGCCTTCATCGCAGTTGGAAGTGACATGCTATTGCTCACAAACATGCAG GTGGGGAACCTCTTTGACACCCATCGTTCCACCGTCATCACCTTGTATTCTGGAGCCAACAGCTCCTCTCCCATAAGCGTCCTCATAATCAAG GTGGCATCTGAAAGAGGGATCTCTCTGCACCatgcttttttcttcttgtcgGCATGCAGCATAATCCACCTCATGAGAACCTTCATCCTCATGCCAAAGAGGCACATCCCCTACCCCCTCCCTGAGGGCTACACTTATGGGTATGAACCAGCTTCACAGGGGAAAGGGAGGCTTACATCCACAAGGGTAGACTAG